The Thioalkalivibrio thiocyanodenitrificans ARhD 1 nucleotide sequence AACAGCGGTTAGTCGCACAGGGAGGGACGGATGCCCCGCTACAAGCCGACCAATCTCGCGCAGGATGCATTCGTTGCGATCTGTTTCGAGAAGCAGATCCTTCCGGGCACTTTCGAGTATGCGCTGCACCACCTCATGGAGCATGAGGTGGATCTGTCGGCGTTCGACGCGCACTACGATAACGATCTGGCTGGTGCCCGCGCCTATCACCCGAAGGTCTTGCTCAAGGCGGTGCTGTTTGCTTACGCCAGAGGTTTGATTGGGAGCCGCCGTATTGAACGGGCCTGCCGCGAGAACGTGCAGTTCATGGCGCTGACCGGCGAGGCCAAGCCGGATCATGCCACGATCGCCGCCTTCATCAGCCGCTCGCCCGAGGCGATCGAGGCGGTGTTTCGCGAAGTGCTGCTGGTGTGCGATCAGGCCGGGCTGATTGGGCGGGAGGATTTTGCCATCGATGGGGTGAAGCTGCCGTCCAATGCGTCAAAGGTATGGAGCGGCCGGCACGAAGAGCTGGCGTCGAAGTCACGCAAGCTTGATCGGGCGGTGCGGCGGATGCTCAAGGCGCATCGTCTGGCAGATGGGCGCGAGGCGGATAGTGAGCTTGAAGGCCACGGTGCCCGGCAGATCGAGAAGCTCAAGCGACAGAGCGCGAAGATCAAGGCGTTTCTCAAGGAGACAAGCCCCAAGCTCGGTCCTCGAGGCAAGGAGCGCAAGAGCAACCTCACCGACAATGACAGCGCCAAGCTCGCCACCGGCAAGGGGGTCATCCAGGGCTACACGGCAGTAGCGGTCACGGACGCCAGGCATCAGATTATCGTCGAGGCGCAGGCCCACGGGGTGCCCCAGGAGCAGGAGCTGCTCAAGCCGGTGCTGGAAGGGTTGCAGGAGTCTTTCCAGGAGTTGGACCTCTGCGACAACATTCTTGCCGACACCCGGTTGAGCGCGGATTCGGGCTTTCACAGCGGCGAGAATCTGGAGTGGCTGGCGGCGCAGCATTGTGACGCCTACATCGCCGACAATCTGTTTCGCAAGCGCGACCCGCGTTTTGTCGATGCAGACAAGTACAAGCCCCCCAAGCCGCCCCCTGAGCATTATCGTCCCAATGACTTCAGCTACGATCCCGATCGCTTGACGTGTGTCTGCCCGGCGGGCAAGTCCTTGTATCGCAACGGGGCCAACGTGCGCATCAACGGACGCTGTGGCATCAAGTTCACTGCGCCCAAATCGGCCTGCGGTCCCT carries:
- a CDS encoding transposase: MPRYKPTNLAQDAFVAICFEKQILPGTFEYALHHLMEHEVDLSAFDAHYDNDLAGARAYHPKVLLKAVLFAYARGLIGSRRIERACRENVQFMALTGEAKPDHATIAAFISRSPEAIEAVFREVLLVCDQAGLIGREDFAIDGVKLPSNASKVWSGRHEELASKSRKLDRAVRRMLKAHRLADGREADSELEGHGARQIEKLKRQSAKIKAFLKETSPKLGPRGKERKSNLTDNDSAKLATGKGVIQGYTAVAVTDARHQIIVEAQAHGVPQEQELLKPVLEGLQESFQELDLCDNILADTRLSADSGFHSGENLEWLAAQHCDAYIADNLFRKRDPRFVDADKYKPPKPPPEHYRPNDFSYDPDRLTCVCPAGKSLYRNGANVRINGRCGIKFTAPKSACGPCRQRARCLKDVGQKSPRQVVFFREPAQEADTAVRRMREKIDSPRGRMLYGRRLGTVEPPFGNLRYHKGLDRLTLRGKAKVEGQWRLYALVHNIEKLAHYGEMRW